In Streptomyces chartreusis, the following proteins share a genomic window:
- a CDS encoding phosphatase PAP2 family protein, with the protein MTGRSAVLPPSLRAWLGLISGLAASVVVGLGVAYSGHTEPGRVDRWVVDPTADSVGPPWRGVALAVDFLGEPLGAAMLVGAVVTGCLLLRSPRAAVFVVAGPGIAVVTATLLKSLVGRTIHGDDNLSYPSGHTAFLTSLALVVALLVTGRLGLGRTAGTLIVPAAALVAGAVMGWAQVALGAHYPTDVLGGWCTALAVIPATAWLVDRTADRLAERATDAGRRELR; encoded by the coding sequence GTGACCGGGCGGTCGGCGGTGTTACCGCCGTCGCTGCGGGCGTGGCTCGGGCTGATCTCGGGTCTCGCCGCGTCGGTGGTCGTCGGGCTCGGGGTCGCGTACTCCGGGCACACGGAGCCCGGCCGGGTGGACAGGTGGGTCGTCGATCCGACGGCGGACAGCGTGGGGCCGCCGTGGCGGGGTGTCGCGCTGGCCGTCGACTTCTTGGGGGAGCCCTTGGGCGCGGCCATGCTGGTCGGCGCCGTCGTGACCGGCTGTCTGCTGCTGCGGAGCCCTCGCGCGGCGGTGTTCGTCGTCGCCGGTCCGGGAATCGCCGTGGTGACGGCGACGCTGCTCAAGTCCCTGGTGGGGCGCACCATCCACGGCGATGACAACCTGTCGTACCCGAGCGGGCACACCGCCTTCCTCACCTCGCTCGCCCTCGTGGTGGCGCTGCTCGTGACCGGCCGGCTCGGCCTCGGGAGGACGGCCGGCACGCTGATCGTGCCGGCCGCGGCGCTGGTTGCGGGCGCCGTCATGGGCTGGGCCCAGGTCGCCCTGGGCGCGCACTATCCGACCGACGTCCTCGGCGGCTGGTGCACCGCGCTCGCGGTGATACCGGCGACCGCGTGGCTCGTCGACCGGACGGCCGACCGGCTGGCCGAGAGGGCGACCGACGCCGGTCGGCGCGAGCTGCGCTGA